The window ACCGGCTCAATGTCATCTCGGTGCGCATCCCGCCGCTGCGCGAACGGGTCGAGGACATCCCCGACCTGTGCCGCGCCCTGCTCGCCCGCGTCGCTCCCGATCCGGCGCGGCCGCCGCGCCTCGACCGCGCGGCGCTGAAGCGGCTGTGCGCCTACGCGTGGCCCGGCAACGTCCGCGAGCTCGAGAACGAGCTGGCGCGCGCCGCGGCGCTCGCGGGCGACGTCATCGGCGTCGCGGATCTGTCGCCGGCGATCGCGCACGCCGACCCGGCGGCGCGACCGCCGTCGCCCGACGACCTCCGCCTGCGACCGCGGGTCGAGGCGCTCGAGCGCGCGCTGATCGAGGAGGCGATGGCCCGTTGTCACGGCAACCAAACCGCGGCCGCCAAGCTGCTCGGCCTGAGCCGCTACGGCCTGCAGAAGAAGCTCAAACGCTACGGGCTCGGCTCGCCGGGTGCGCGAGATGCCGCGGTCTGAGCCGTCCGCCGGCGCAGCCGCGCCAGCGCCCGCTCGGCTTGCGCGCGGATGTCGTCGTCCGGGTGGCCGGTGGCGACGAACTCGAGATAGGCGTGCGCCTCGTCGCCGCCGAGCGCGGCGACCGCGTCGATCACGCGGCGCATCAGCGCGTAGTCCTGGAACTCGGCCAGCCGCGTGAGCGGCCGCACCGCGCGCGGATCGCCGATCGCCAACAGCGCGCCGATCGCGGCGTCCCGCTCCGCCTCGTCGGTCGCCGACAGCCTGGCTACGGCCGCGTCGAACGCCGCCGCGATGCGGCGGTGGCCGACCACCAGCAGTGCCCACGTGCGCAGGTCCGAGTCGGGCGCGGCGAGCGCCGCGACGGCGGCGGCCGGCGGCCCGACGCGAACGCGCTCCTTTTCGATCAGTCCCGCCACGGCGTCGTCGATCGCGCGGTCGACGTGCTCGGTGAGCGCGGCGGCGACGTCGCCGTCGCCGGGCACGTAGCTGCGCTCGGCCAGCGCGTTCATCGACGGCGCGAGGGAATCGCGGCCGTCGCGGAAATCGACGCGCAGTTCGATCATCGCCAGCAGCGCCGGCGCGCCGTTGGTCCCCTCCGGCAGCTCGGCGTAGCCGATCGTCGCCGTCACGTCCGCCGGCCGCACGTCGAATCCGGCGCCCGGCTCCCCCGCGCCGAGGAACCAGCCCGACGCGGCCAGCGCCGCGGCGATGCGGTCGCGCACCCGGTCGGCGTCGATCGCGTGGCGGCGTCCCGAGGTCGGATCGACCACGCGCACGGCGACGCGCTGCACGCGGATCCGCTCGGGGAGCGACCGCGCACCCGCGTCCGGCGCGGTCGACACGGTCGCCGGCGACTCGGACTCCCTCGACGGCGCCGGCGACGACCGCCGGCACCCGGCGGCGGCGAGCGCGGCGAGCGCGGCGAGCGCGGCGAGCGCGGGTCGAGTCATAGACGCTTGTAAAAGGTTACCAGAGCGTCACCCGGCTTGTAGAAGTCCGGGATGCGGGCCACTTCCCGGTACCCGTGGCGCTCGTAGACGCGCCGCGCCGCGCCGTAGCTTTCGAGCTGGGACGTCTCGATGCGCACGCCGGTGGCCCCGCGCGCGCGCAGGTCGCGCTCCATCTCGTCGATCAGGGCGCGCGCCACGCCGCGGCCCCGCGCGTCCCGGTGGACGACCAGCCAGTACAGGTCGAAGCTCGAGCGCGTCATCGGCGTCGGCCCGTAGCAGATGTAGCCGGCGATGCGCCCCGGCGCATCGGGCGCCACGGCGACGCGAAACCAGTAGTCCGAGTCGGCGCGGGCCAGCGCGTCGTCGATGAGTTCGAGCGCGACCGCGATCTCCTCGGCGGTGAAGGTGTCGTCGCTGCGCAGCGCCGCCTCGAGCAGCGGCCGATCGGTCGGACGCAGGCCGCGGAGTTCAACGGTCATAGCGACTCCACGCCGCCCGGCAGATCGCGTCGACGAGCTGGGGGTAGTCCATGCCGGCGGCGCGGGCGGCGCGCGCGTAGCCGGCGTCCGGCGAGATGTCGCAGTTCGGGTTGACGTCGATCACCCACGGGCGCCCGGCTGCGTCCACGCGCATGTCGACGCGGCCGTAGTCGCGCAAGTCGAGGGCGCGATACGCGGCCAGCGCGGTCGCCTCGATCGCGCGCGCGAGTTCCGGGGCGACGCCGGTCATCGGCACCGGCTTGGTGCCCATATAATCGACGTGGGTCTCGTCCCACTTGGCCGCATACGTGACGATGTGCGGCCGACCTGGCGGCATCTGCCCGAAGTCGATCTCGTGCAGCGGCAGCACGCGCGCGCCGTCGCCGCTTCCGAGCACGGTGGCGTTGACCTCGCGGCCGTCGATGTACGCCTCCGCGATCACCGGCTGGCGGTACCGGTCCCACAGCGCGGCCACACGCCGGGCCAGCGCGGCGGCGTCGCGGCACACGTTGGTCTCGTCGATGCCGATCGACGCGTCCTCGTGCGCGAGCTTGACGAACACCGGGAACGCGAGGTCGAACGCATCCAGGTCCGCCGGCCGCGCGAGCACGCGGTGCGGCGGCGTCGGAACGCCGCGCGCCGCGAGCACGTCCTTGGCGCGGTCCTTGTGCAGGCACGACAGCAGCGCGAGCGGGCCCGCGCCGGTGTACCGCAGGCGGAGCATGTCGAGCAGCGCGGGCGCGACGACCTCGTTGCGCACGTCCTCGCACAGCGATTCGCACAGGTTGAACACCAGGTCCGGCGGGTCCGCCCGCATCGCCGCGAGCAGATCCATGATGTCCGGTCCCTCGGCGCCGACCAGCTCCGACTCGTAGCCGGCAGCGCGCAACGCGTCGCGCACGGCGAGCGCCGACGCCCGCACCGCGCTCACGTCGACGCCTTCGTCGCGGCACAGCTGGTCGTCCCAGTCGCAGTTGTAGAGCACGGTCACCCGGCGAGACATGCGCGACGAGCGTACGCGATGCGTCTGACGACCGGCCTGTTACGAGACGACCGCGCGCGCGACGATCGGGCCGGCCACCTCGGCCACCTCGGCGACGGAGGCGGGCGCGCGGCCCGGCGGCGCGCGGTCCGCGAGCGACACCTGGCGCGCGCCGCGCAACCCGCACGGGACGATCAGCGACCATGCGTCCGGCGGCGTCGCGACGTTGAACGCCCAGCCGTGCGACGTGACGCCGCGGCGCAGATGAATGCCGCACGCGGCGAGCTTCGCGTCGCCGATCCACAGCCCGGCCGGGTCGCGCCGCCACGCCGCCCCGTGGACGCCGTAGTGGGCGGCCACCTCCGCGAGCGCCCGGGCGACGCTCTCGAGGAATGCGACGACGCCGCGGCGCAGGCGGACGACCGGGTAGACCATCAGCTGGCCCGGCCCGTGATAGGTCACGTCGCCGCCGCGGCGGGTGCGGACGACCGGAATCCCGCGCCGGGCGAGCTCCGCCTCGCCGGCGACGACGTGCGCCGGATCGGCCGACCGGCCGAGGGTGATGACCGGATCGTGTTCGAGCAGCAGGACCACCTCGGCCTCCGGGTCGCCGGCCAGCACGCGATCGCGGTAGCCCTCCTGCAGCCGCCGGGCGGTCGCGTAGTCGACGCGGCCGAGCCACCTCCAGCGGACCGTCGGCGAACTCACGACTCGTCCGCCACCTCGGCGAAGAACCCGGGGTCGAGGTAGACGATCGGCGCCGCGTGTACGGTGACGCCGACGCCGCAGGCGACCAGCTGCGCCGCGAACGCGTCGCCGCACAGGGTCTCGATCCGCGGTCCGTCCGCGTCGAGTTCGTCGTCGGCCTCCGCCGACAGCGCCACCGGTGCCAGCAGCAGCCCGGCGTCGAGCCCCTTGGCCTCCACGCCGGCGCGCAGCTCGCCGACGCCGCGCCGGTCGACCGGCTTGGGACCGATGCGGACGCCGATCAGCCATGCGTCGCCGTCGGCGGCCTCCGCGGTGACGTAGCTCGATCGATCGATGCGCTTGATCCAGCGAAGCCGCCGCCAGCCGGCCGCCCGCAAGTACACGGCGGCGACGCGCTCGAGCGCCGGCAGCGGCAGCCGCGCGAGCCGGTCGGCGAGCGCGGCGCGCGTCGCGGCGGCGGCCGCCGCGAGCGCGTCTTCCAGCGCGCGCTCCGCGTCGGCGAGCGCCGCCGGCAACGCGCGATCGGCGAGCGCGACGCGGTCCGCGCCGAGGAAGACGACGCGCGGCCGCAGTCCGCGGG of the Deltaproteobacteria bacterium genome contains:
- a CDS encoding HEAT repeat domain-containing protein, yielding MTRPALAALAALAALAAAGCRRSSPAPSRESESPATVSTAPDAGARSLPERIRVQRVAVRVVDPTSGRRHAIDADRVRDRIAAALAASGWFLGAGEPGAGFDVRPADVTATIGYAELPEGTNGAPALLAMIELRVDFRDGRDSLAPSMNALAERSYVPGDGDVAAALTEHVDRAIDDAVAGLIEKERVRVGPPAAAVAALAAPDSDLRTWALLVVGHRRIAAAFDAAVARLSATDEAERDAAIGALLAIGDPRAVRPLTRLAEFQDYALMRRVIDAVAALGGDEAHAYLEFVATGHPDDDIRAQAERALARLRRRTAQTAASRAPGEPSP
- a CDS encoding D-alanine--D-alanine ligase — its product is MSRRVTVLYNCDWDDQLCRDEGVDVSAVRASALAVRDALRAAGYESELVGAEGPDIMDLLAAMRADPPDLVFNLCESLCEDVRNEVVAPALLDMLRLRYTGAGPLALLSCLHKDRAKDVLAARGVPTPPHRVLARPADLDAFDLAFPVFVKLAHEDASIGIDETNVCRDAAALARRVAALWDRYRQPVIAEAYIDGREVNATVLGSGDGARVLPLHEIDFGQMPPGRPHIVTYAAKWDETHVDYMGTKPVPMTGVAPELARAIEATALAAYRALDLRDYGRVDMRVDAAGRPWVIDVNPNCDISPDAGYARAARAAGMDYPQLVDAICRAAWSRYDR
- a CDS encoding GNAT family N-acetyltransferase translates to MTVELRGLRPTDRPLLEAALRSDDTFTAEEIAVALELIDDALARADSDYWFRVAVAPDAPGRIAGYICYGPTPMTRSSFDLYWLVVHRDARGRGVARALIDEMERDLRARGATGVRIETSQLESYGAARRVYERHGYREVARIPDFYKPGDALVTFYKRL
- the lipB gene encoding lipoyl(octanoyl) transferase, which produces MRRRVRGAAGRLRRRRHRTRGADRLPRPRVLRRGGGRVVSSPTVRWRWLGRVDYATARRLQEGYRDRVLAGDPEAEVVLLLEHDPVITLGRSADPAHVVAGEAELARRGIPVVRTRRGGDVTYHGPGQLMVYPVVRLRRGVVAFLESVARALAEVAAHYGVHGAAWRRDPAGLWIGDAKLAACGIHLRRGVTSHGWAFNVATPPDAWSLIVPCGLRGARQVSLADRAPPGRAPASVAEVAEVAGPIVARAVVS